One part of the Bacillus sp. FJAT-27916 genome encodes these proteins:
- a CDS encoding Na+/H+ antiporter subunit D: MNNLVVLPIIIPLIAGLILVIFRKKLYMQRFIALFAILATFTVAVMMALKIKEDGIQVLQAGGWAAPYGISLVADMFAVILLIITAFVSFCCLFYAFYTIGRLREENFFYPLFLFMISGVNGSFLTGDIFNLFVFFELMLISSYALITLGGEKKQLRESIKYILINVMSSFFFLVAVAYLYAVTGTLNMAHLSVRVAEAGQSGLMTTVAILLLMVFSLKAGLLLFYWLPGSYSVPPTAVAAIFAALLTKVGIYAIFRMFTLIFYHQPEITHLLIGILGAATMLLGVIGAVSRWDIEGILTYNVIISVGLIMAGLAAFTTGSITGSVFYLVHDINVKALIFLIGGTIIYLTGTANLKEISGLIRTHPFLGWMFFIASLALAGIPPFSGFLGKLLITKGTFEAGEYWLGAIGLISSLLVLYSVMKIFMNAFWGETNLSEDMEKGTTRGIIVPITLLTAVTIFLGLGGESISAYIQLAAEGLMNPDLYIDAVLGE, encoded by the coding sequence ATGAATAATCTAGTCGTTCTGCCAATCATTATTCCGCTTATCGCGGGATTGATCTTGGTCATATTCAGAAAAAAATTATATATGCAAAGATTCATTGCCCTATTCGCCATTCTAGCTACCTTCACCGTTGCTGTGATGATGGCTTTAAAAATAAAGGAAGACGGGATACAGGTTCTGCAGGCAGGGGGATGGGCTGCTCCCTATGGAATCAGCCTTGTCGCCGATATGTTTGCGGTCATCCTGTTAATCATAACGGCATTCGTGTCCTTCTGCTGTTTATTTTATGCCTTCTACACAATCGGGAGATTACGAGAGGAAAACTTCTTCTATCCATTGTTCCTGTTCATGATCAGCGGAGTAAACGGATCCTTTTTGACCGGTGACATCTTCAATCTGTTCGTTTTCTTTGAATTGATGCTAATCTCCTCCTATGCGCTGATTACACTCGGCGGGGAGAAAAAGCAGCTCAGGGAATCGATTAAATATATTTTGATTAATGTCATGTCATCCTTCTTCTTCCTCGTGGCTGTTGCCTACCTATACGCTGTAACAGGCACGCTGAATATGGCACATCTATCTGTCCGTGTAGCAGAAGCAGGCCAAAGCGGACTGATGACGACCGTTGCCATTTTACTGCTCATGGTCTTCAGCTTGAAGGCCGGGCTCCTGTTGTTTTACTGGCTGCCTGGTTCCTATAGCGTTCCTCCTACAGCAGTGGCAGCAATCTTTGCAGCTTTACTCACCAAGGTCGGAATTTATGCCATTTTCCGTATGTTTACATTGATCTTTTATCATCAACCGGAAATTACCCACCTGCTGATTGGCATTCTTGGGGCGGCGACGATGCTGCTCGGAGTCATCGGCGCGGTCTCCAGATGGGATATAGAAGGGATTCTGACTTACAATGTAATCATCTCGGTTGGCTTAATCATGGCCGGGCTGGCTGCTTTTACAACAGGCAGTATCACGGGATCGGTTTTTTATCTGGTGCATGACATTAATGTAAAAGCGTTGATTTTCCTAATTGGGGGGACCATTATTTATCTCACCGGCACCGCTAATTTAAAGGAAATCAGCGGTTTGATCCGGACACACCCCTTTCTTGGCTGGATGTTCTTTATCGCATCCTTGGCACTCGCCGGCATTCCGCCGTTCAGCGGTTTCCTCGGAAAGCTGCTGATTACAAAGGGCACCTTTGAAGCCGGAGAATATTGGCTTGGGGCAATTGGATTAATATCAAGCTTGTTGGTACTTTATTCTGTCATGAAAATCTTCATGAACGCCTTCTGGGGTGAAACAAACCTAAGTGAAGACATGGAGAAAGGAACAACAAGGGGAATTATTGTACCGATTACACTTTTAACGGCTGTAACGATCTTTCTCGGATTGGGAGGAGAATCAATCTCAGCCTATATCCAATTGGCCGCTGAAGGCTTAATGAACCCTGACTTATATATCGATGCCGTTTTAGGAGAATAA
- a CDS encoding Na(+)/H(+) antiporter subunit C produces METVMSILVGVFFAIGTYMVLSKSLLRIILGTSVIGHAVNLLILTMGGLKTGGPPLLGLKNTSFTDGLPQALILTAIVINFAITGLFLVVAYRSYRVLETDDMDQLRGNEDE; encoded by the coding sequence ATGGAAACAGTCATGTCTATACTTGTAGGAGTCTTCTTCGCAATCGGAACATACATGGTCTTATCTAAAAGCCTGCTAAGAATCATACTCGGCACGTCCGTAATCGGCCATGCCGTCAACCTTCTGATTCTGACAATGGGAGGGTTGAAGACTGGAGGTCCCCCGCTGCTGGGTCTGAAAAATACCTCCTTTACGGATGGGCTGCCGCAGGCACTTATCCTGACCGCAATTGTCATTAACTTTGCTATTACGGGTCTTTTCCTGGTGGTTGCCTATCGTAGTTACCGGGTCTTGGAAACGGATGATATGGATCAATTAAGGGGAAATGAAGATGAATAA